From the genome of Streptomyces sp. NBC_01317, one region includes:
- a CDS encoding sterol desaturase family protein, with translation MPRLTLRDVLAVAAQPLLLLAAVAVFVPTVWRGWEPGVATFLFQFAVLGLLLVLEFVIPYNPAWRPDRREWGHYAVYYVLTAAGGALGQNLVLLAVGAVANPYPVLPLWGEIPLALLLGSLASYGVHRAGHTYAWLWRLHGVHHVPDKVNVGNNSVNHVADVVISQGFVQLALALVGFSERAVFAVGLFVVAQGYFVHANVRVRLGPLNHVLAGPEQHRLHHSTDLAEAGHYGSDLSVWDRLFGTFTWHPGREPAAVGLADPRTFPATGRILTTLVHPWRRSAG, from the coding sequence ATGCCCCGGCTAACGCTGCGAGATGTACTGGCTGTGGCCGCCCAACCCCTTCTGCTGCTCGCCGCCGTCGCCGTCTTCGTCCCCACCGTGTGGCGCGGCTGGGAGCCGGGCGTGGCCACCTTCCTCTTCCAGTTCGCGGTGCTCGGGCTGCTTCTGGTGCTGGAGTTCGTGATTCCGTACAACCCCGCGTGGCGGCCGGACCGGCGGGAGTGGGGGCATTACGCCGTGTACTACGTCCTCACCGCCGCCGGGGGCGCGCTCGGGCAGAATCTGGTGCTCCTGGCCGTCGGCGCGGTGGCGAATCCGTATCCGGTGCTTCCGCTGTGGGGCGAGATCCCGCTGGCGCTGCTGCTCGGCTCCCTCGCGAGTTACGGGGTGCACCGGGCCGGGCACACCTACGCGTGGCTGTGGCGGCTGCACGGGGTGCACCATGTGCCGGACAAGGTGAACGTCGGCAACAACAGTGTCAACCACGTGGCCGACGTCGTCATTTCGCAGGGGTTCGTCCAACTGGCCCTCGCGCTCGTCGGATTCTCCGAGCGCGCGGTCTTCGCGGTGGGTCTCTTCGTCGTGGCCCAGGGGTACTTCGTCCACGCCAACGTCCGCGTGCGGCTGGGGCCCTTGAACCATGTCCTCGCCGGTCCCGAGCAGCACCGGCTGCACCACAGCACCGATCTGGCGGAGGCCGGCCACTACGGCTCCGACCTGTCCGTATGGGACCGGCTCTTCGGTACGTTCACCTGGCACCCCGGTCGTGAGCCGGCGGCGGTCGGACTGGCCGATCCCCGCACCTTCCCGGCCACCGGTCGCATCCTCACCACACTCGTCCACCCCTGGCGCCGCTCCGCCGGGTGA
- a CDS encoding amidase family protein, translating to MSVDLETATVAQLGGLLSSGKISSAGLTKAYLERIRDLNSHGPSLNAVRSVNPDAMKEAAAADKARRGKGPHSPLLGIPVIVKDNIDVAGMPTTAGSVALAHSYPAKDAPIVAQFRKAGAVILGKANLTEFANYLTSGMPGGYSSLGGQVLNAYDTSQTPSGSSAGSGVAASIGFAAVTVGTETSGSILSPAYSNSVVGIKPTVGLVSRTGIVPIAASQDTAGPLTRTVADAAATLTALDGRDPADPATASNPLVGHDFSKDLSTSALRGARIGVVAGQVPAAGTDNRALWDAAVTALTAQGATLVDVAPDTSGRSSTVLSYEFKRDLNAYLARLPRNAPMKSLADVIAYNTAHAGAALKFGQVNALNSEAKDLGPDSADTAAYKASRAQDLADSKDRIDAVMKDNSLTALLFANSGSAGIGAKAGYPSISVPAGYQAANRRPFSISFLGQAWSEPTLVGYAHDYEQATKLRRPPTVINPAPYRCTALTSLGDSCAP from the coding sequence AAACGGCGACCGTGGCCCAGTTGGGCGGGCTGCTCAGCTCCGGCAAGATCTCCAGCGCCGGGCTCACCAAGGCCTACCTGGAGCGCATACGGGACCTCAACTCCCACGGTCCTTCGCTCAACGCGGTGCGTTCCGTCAACCCCGACGCGATGAAGGAAGCGGCCGCCGCCGACAAGGCGCGCCGTGGCAAGGGGCCGCACAGCCCGCTGCTCGGTATACCGGTCATCGTCAAGGACAACATCGATGTCGCGGGTATGCCGACCACCGCCGGTTCGGTGGCGCTGGCCCACTCGTATCCCGCGAAGGACGCGCCGATCGTCGCGCAGTTCCGCAAGGCCGGAGCGGTCATCCTCGGCAAGGCCAACCTCACCGAGTTCGCCAACTACCTGACCAGCGGGATGCCCGGCGGTTACAGCTCGCTCGGCGGGCAGGTGCTCAACGCCTATGACACGAGCCAGACTCCGAGCGGATCCAGCGCCGGGTCGGGTGTCGCGGCCTCGATCGGGTTCGCCGCCGTCACCGTAGGGACCGAGACCTCCGGATCCATCCTCAGTCCCGCGTACTCCAACTCCGTCGTGGGCATCAAGCCGACCGTGGGACTGGTCAGCCGTACGGGCATCGTGCCGATCGCCGCCAGCCAGGACACGGCCGGCCCGCTCACGCGTACGGTCGCCGACGCCGCGGCCACGCTCACCGCGCTCGACGGCAGGGATCCGGCGGATCCCGCCACCGCCTCCAACCCGCTCGTCGGGCACGACTTCAGCAAGGACCTGTCGACCAGCGCGCTGCGCGGGGCCCGTATCGGCGTCGTCGCCGGCCAGGTCCCGGCCGCGGGAACCGACAACCGGGCCCTCTGGGACGCGGCCGTCACCGCGCTCACGGCCCAGGGCGCGACGCTCGTCGATGTCGCCCCGGACACCTCGGGGCGCTCCTCGACGGTCCTGTCGTACGAGTTCAAGCGCGACCTGAACGCGTATCTGGCCCGGCTGCCGAGGAACGCCCCCATGAAGAGCCTCGCCGACGTCATCGCGTACAACACCGCACACGCGGGTGCGGCGTTGAAGTTCGGACAGGTCAACGCTCTCAACTCCGAGGCCAAGGACCTCGGCCCCGACAGCGCCGACACGGCCGCCTACAAGGCGAGTCGGGCCCAGGATCTGGCCGACAGCAAGGACCGTATCGACGCCGTCATGAAGGACAACAGCCTGACGGCGCTGCTCTTCGCCAACAGCGGGAGCGCGGGCATCGGCGCGAAGGCGGGATACCCCTCGATCAGCGTCCCGGCCGGCTACCAGGCCGCCAACAGGAGGCCGTTCAGCATCTCGTTCCTCGGCCAGGCGTGGAGCGAGCCCACTCTCGTCGGCTACGCCCATGACTACGAGCAGGCCACCAAGCTGCGCCGGCCGCCGACGGTGATCAATCCGGCTCCGTACCGCTGCACGGCTCTCACGAGCCTCGGGGACTCCTGCGCGCCCTGA